The following proteins are encoded in a genomic region of Pseudomonas sp. Os17:
- a CDS encoding aldehyde dehydrogenase family protein, translated as MNLSRLAPVADSIDVYSPFDGRLVGTVPRLDACAVPYLLQQARQGVNDCAAMPRHQRARILERAALNIEHDAEHFARLIVDEAGKTLKQAQKEVKRCVNTLKLSAEEAKRNAGEVLPFDAYEGSENRQGWFSREPLGLILAITPYNDPLNLVAHKLGPAIAGGNGVILKPSELAPLSAIKLVDYLRDAGLPTSVVTLATGGAELGKALVAAREVRMISFTGGFVTGEQIARSAGLKKLAMDLGGNAPVIVMADCDLAATVESCVSGAFWAAGQNCIGTQRLLVQASIYEAFREAFVRLAREQVSGDPSADSTDIGPMISLQAAQNAQKVVDEALQQGARLLCGHQRRGSCYAATVLENVDHGSRLWQDEVFAPVVVLQPFDDLDQAIALANQPEYSLHAGIFTNDLRTAMDAARRIEAGGVMINDSSDYRFDAMPFGGFKYGSLGREGVRFAYEEMTQPKVVCLNSLS; from the coding sequence ATGAATCTGTCACGTCTGGCGCCGGTCGCCGATTCGATTGACGTCTACAGCCCCTTCGATGGTCGCCTGGTCGGGACCGTGCCACGCCTTGACGCCTGTGCCGTGCCCTACCTGTTGCAGCAGGCGCGCCAGGGTGTGAACGACTGCGCCGCGATGCCGCGCCATCAGCGGGCACGGATTCTGGAGAGGGCGGCCTTGAATATCGAGCACGACGCCGAGCATTTTGCCCGGCTGATCGTCGATGAAGCGGGCAAGACCCTGAAACAGGCGCAGAAGGAGGTCAAGCGCTGCGTCAACACCCTCAAGCTCTCGGCCGAAGAGGCCAAGCGCAATGCCGGCGAGGTGCTGCCCTTCGATGCTTACGAAGGTTCGGAGAACCGCCAGGGCTGGTTCTCTCGCGAGCCTCTGGGGTTGATCCTGGCGATCACCCCCTACAACGATCCGCTGAACCTGGTGGCGCACAAGCTGGGCCCGGCCATTGCCGGGGGCAACGGGGTGATCCTCAAGCCGTCGGAGCTGGCGCCGCTGTCGGCCATCAAGCTGGTGGACTACTTGCGCGATGCCGGGCTGCCGACTTCGGTGGTGACCCTGGCCACCGGCGGCGCGGAATTGGGCAAGGCCCTGGTGGCGGCCCGCGAGGTGCGGATGATTTCCTTCACCGGCGGCTTTGTCACCGGCGAGCAGATCGCCCGCAGCGCCGGCCTGAAGAAGCTGGCCATGGACCTGGGGGGCAACGCGCCGGTGATCGTCATGGCCGACTGCGACCTGGCGGCGACGGTGGAAAGCTGTGTGTCCGGGGCGTTCTGGGCGGCGGGGCAGAACTGCATCGGCACCCAGCGCCTGCTGGTCCAGGCCTCGATCTACGAGGCGTTTCGCGAGGCCTTTGTGCGCCTGGCCCGGGAGCAGGTCAGTGGCGATCCATCGGCCGACAGCACGGATATCGGGCCGATGATCAGCCTGCAGGCCGCGCAGAACGCGCAGAAGGTCGTGGATGAAGCACTGCAGCAGGGCGCGCGGTTGCTCTGCGGGCATCAGCGCCGGGGTTCGTGCTACGCCGCCACGGTGCTGGAGAATGTCGACCATGGCAGTCGGCTGTGGCAGGACGAGGTCTTTGCGCCTGTGGTGGTCTTGCAGCCGTTCGACGACCTGGATCAGGCCATCGCCCTGGCCAACCAGCCCGAATACAGCCTGCATGCGGGGATCTTCACCAACGATCTGCGCACCGCTATGGATGCCGCGCGGCGGATCGAGGCGGGCGGGGTGATGATCAACGATTCGTCCGATTACCGTTTCGATGCCATGCCGTTTGGTGGCTTCAAGTACGGCAGCCTGGGCCGCGAAGGGGTGCGTTTCGCCTATGAGGAAATGACCCAGCCCAAGGTGGTGTGCCTCAACAGCCTGAGCTGA
- a CDS encoding homoserine dehydrogenase yields MTEYNIALVGFGGVNRALAQLIAERNQAWKKQLGFSLKIVGISDLFLGSIVAPQGLDAGLLSKLPATKGALAQLPGGQVEALNEQVIKDSGADIIAEATFTNPVDGEPASTFCRWALEQGKHVVTTNKGPIALHGAELKALAQRNQAAFEYEGAVMSGTPVIRMAKQSLAGSELQGFEGILNGTSNFVLTRMDAGLGFAEAVAEAQALGYAEADPTADVEGFDVRLKVVILANELLGAQLTVSDVSCRGISGLTAADLEQARAEGARWKLIGSARRLADGSLQASVEPRLLPLAHPLAGIGGAINAVSFNTELLGAVTVSGPGAGRIETAFALLSDIIHIHQSRTSR; encoded by the coding sequence ATGACTGAATACAACATTGCCCTGGTGGGCTTCGGCGGGGTCAATCGGGCCCTGGCGCAACTGATTGCCGAGCGCAATCAGGCATGGAAAAAACAGCTGGGTTTCAGTTTGAAAATCGTCGGCATCAGCGATCTGTTCCTCGGTTCCATCGTGGCTCCCCAGGGGCTGGATGCCGGTCTGCTGAGCAAGCTGCCGGCAACCAAAGGCGCGTTGGCGCAACTGCCGGGCGGTCAGGTGGAGGCGCTCAATGAACAGGTGATCAAGGATTCCGGCGCCGACATCATCGCCGAGGCCACCTTCACCAATCCGGTGGACGGCGAGCCGGCCAGCACCTTCTGTCGCTGGGCCCTGGAGCAGGGCAAGCACGTGGTCACCACCAACAAGGGACCGATCGCCCTGCACGGCGCCGAGCTCAAGGCCCTGGCCCAGCGCAATCAGGCGGCGTTCGAGTACGAAGGCGCGGTGATGAGCGGCACCCCGGTGATCCGCATGGCCAAGCAGTCCCTGGCGGGCAGTGAGCTGCAGGGGTTCGAGGGCATTCTCAATGGCACCTCCAACTTTGTGTTGACCCGTATGGACGCCGGCCTGGGCTTTGCCGAGGCGGTGGCCGAGGCCCAGGCCCTGGGGTACGCCGAGGCTGATCCGACCGCGGATGTCGAAGGTTTTGATGTGCGCTTGAAGGTGGTGATCCTGGCCAACGAACTGCTCGGTGCTCAGCTGACCGTCAGCGACGTCAGCTGCCGCGGCATCTCCGGCCTGACGGCGGCGGACCTGGAGCAGGCGCGGGCCGAGGGCGCGCGCTGGAAGCTGATCGGTTCGGCCCGGCGCCTGGCCGATGGCTCGCTGCAGGCCAGTGTCGAGCCGCGGCTGTTGCCCCTGGCTCATCCGCTGGCGGGTATTGGCGGGGCGATCAACGCGGTGTCGTTCAACACCGAACTGCTGGGCGCGGTGACGGTGTCCGGGCCGGGCGCCGGGCGCATCGAGACGGCCTTTGCCTTGCTCTCGGACATCATCCACATCCACCAGTCGCGCACCAGCCGCTAG